One window of Candidatus Phytoplasma solani genomic DNA carries:
- a CDS encoding ATP-dependent helicase: protein MSSKIDTWLKKLNKYQIEAVISKELVTYLLAGAGTGKTTTLTTKIAYLIAKQKVLSKNILALTFTNKSANQMKEKVLEMVGEQSKRVTILTFHALGNQILRKFIDLLPFNYNKNFIILDSKDCNRIIKIVLKEINIDAKILDVNQLRQQISNLKRKDNLQEDIESFLNKTRQNEHNVLASKSSLVNKIKIQYQKHLQKNNLIDFDDLILYTYQLLKEQLSVKQFYQEKFQYLLVDEFQDTDFYQYQILTFLIEKNPCIFVVGDPDQNIYSFRGACFENSQLFLNKFKPKIYILTQNYRSSQNILEKANLLISHNKDHPFKKILNSVKGVGKIVNSHFFADSRIEAQYIVQKIKTLIQTSNYNYQDFAILYRNNSLGLFLEKYFISAGIPYVILGNLSFYQSKIVKDFLSYLHLAVNPLQDFYFRRIINVPKRQIGKITLSHLEKIAQEKKISLFEVLKNSNEVPVNETTKKQLHQFYNFIKKLNNQTINNQFESLSDIITYVDDKIQYSYQMFLIAKKQSKKDDYHQTSLSAVEELKLILSQVEKTYQGDDLLKITNFLEQIPLYNETTNQNFSSNKEMNNYVKLSTIHKVKGLEFKVVFVVGLEKEIFDDLQNLEESRRLTYVAVTRAQEKLFLTGVTQRILFEQNFFHKPSIFFKEMGFGTIKTNYFLQKQKPFQKGDQVKHHLFGLGIVLELQENIIVVEFLHPQKIKQFENSTKYLKKI from the coding sequence ATGTCTTCTAAAATAGATACTTGGTTGAAAAAATTAAATAAATATCAAATTGAAGCAGTAATTTCTAAAGAACTAGTAACTTATTTGTTAGCTGGAGCAGGTACTGGTAAAACCACCACTTTAACAACTAAAATTGCTTATTTAATCGCAAAACAAAAAGTTCTTAGCAAAAATATTTTAGCTCTTACTTTTACTAATAAATCTGCTAACCAAATGAAAGAAAAAGTTTTAGAAATGGTTGGAGAACAAAGCAAAAGGGTAACTATTTTAACTTTTCATGCTTTAGGAAATCAAATTTTAAGGAAATTTATTGATCTTTTACCTTTCAACTATAACAAAAATTTTATTATTTTAGATAGTAAAGATTGTAATCGAATTATTAAGATAGTTTTAAAAGAAATCAATATTGACGCTAAAATCTTAGATGTTAATCAATTAAGACAACAAATTTCTAACCTCAAAAGAAAAGATAATTTACAAGAAGACATAGAAAGTTTTCTTAACAAAACTAGACAAAATGAGCATAATGTTCTTGCTTCCAAATCATCTTTGGTTAACAAAATTAAAATCCAATATCAAAAACATTTACAAAAAAATAATTTAATTGATTTTGATGATTTAATTTTATATACTTATCAATTATTAAAAGAACAGCTGTCAGTCAAACAATTTTATCAAGAAAAGTTTCAATATCTTTTGGTGGATGAGTTTCAAGATACGGATTTTTATCAATATCAAATTTTAACTTTTTTAATTGAAAAAAATCCTTGTATTTTTGTAGTCGGTGATCCTGATCAAAATATTTATTCTTTTAGGGGAGCTTGTTTTGAAAATAGTCAATTATTTTTAAATAAATTCAAGCCTAAAATATATATTCTTACGCAAAATTATCGTTCTTCACAAAATATCTTAGAAAAAGCTAATCTTTTGATTAGCCATAATAAAGATCATCCTTTTAAAAAGATATTAAATAGCGTTAAAGGGGTAGGAAAAATAGTTAATTCTCATTTTTTTGCAGATAGTAGGATTGAGGCTCAATATATAGTTCAAAAAATTAAAACTTTAATACAAACTTCTAATTATAATTATCAAGATTTTGCTATTTTATATCGTAACAACTCTTTAGGGTTATTTTTAGAAAAATATTTTATCAGTGCAGGCATTCCTTACGTTATTTTAGGAAATTTATCTTTTTATCAAAGTAAAATAGTTAAAGATTTTTTATCTTATTTGCATTTAGCTGTAAACCCTTTACAAGATTTTTATTTCAGACGGATTATTAATGTTCCCAAAAGACAAATTGGCAAAATTACTTTATCACATTTAGAAAAAATAGCCCAAGAAAAAAAAATATCGCTTTTTGAAGTTTTAAAGAATTCAAATGAAGTCCCCGTTAATGAAACAACTAAAAAACAACTCCATCAATTTTATAATTTTATCAAAAAACTTAATAATCAAACAATAAATAACCAATTTGAAAGTCTTAGTGATATAATTACTTATGTTGATGATAAAATTCAATATTCTTATCAAATGTTTCTAATAGCCAAAAAGCAATCTAAAAAAGATGATTATCATCAAACATCTTTGTCTGCTGTGGAAGAATTAAAATTGATTTTATCGCAAGTAGAAAAAACTTATCAAGGCGATGATTTACTCAAAATAACTAATTTTTTAGAACAAATACCTTTATACAATGAAACAACTAACCAAAATTTTTCTTCTAACAAGGAAATGAATAATTATGTTAAATTATCAACTATTCACAAAGTTAAAGGTTTAGAATTTAAAGTTGTGTTTGTTGTCGGCCTAGAAAAAGAAATTTTTGATGATTTGCAAAATTTAGAAGAATCAAGACGTCTTACTTATGTAGCTGTTACAAGGGCCCAAGAAAAATTATTTTTAACCGGAGTTACTCAAAGAATATTATTTGAACAAAACTTTTTTCATAAACCATCAATATTTTTTAAAGAAATGGGATTTGGCACAATAAAGACAAACTATTTTTTACAAAAACAAAAACCATTTCAAAAAGGCGATCAAGTAAAACATCATCTTTTTGGTTTAGGAATAGTCTTAGAATTACAAGAAAATATAATAGTTGTTGAATTTTTACATCCGCAAAAAATTAAACAATTTGAAAATTCTACCAAATATCTTAAAAAAATATAA
- the glnS gene encoding glutamine--tRNA ligase, protein MQKFKEIKSNSNFIKTIIQKDLEEYKYQQIITRFPPEPNGFLHLGHARAIIINFELAKFFHGKTYLRYDDTNPNNEKQAYVDAILQDVMWLGYQPDKVTFASDYFDKMFEKALFLIQQEKAYIDDLTAEEITKLRGNLLKKGTNSPYRNRSIEDNIKLFTQMKAGQFPEGSKVLRAKIDMSSPNLNLRDPVLYRIFSAFTLNKKHWYIFPTYDYAHPLEDAFEKITHSLCSLEFEDHRPLYDWIIQETQVPHIPRQIEFGRLNLTQTLMSKRHLKALVEEKKVFGWDDPRMPTLSGIRNKGYTPQAIKNFVSETGLSKVNSQVKKEMLESFVRNDLQPKAFPRMAVINPLKVTILNYPENQTEKLEAPFFPKEYNNNKIREIYFSRHLYIEKDDFAITQPNLQYKRLFLGGEVRLFHAYFIKACDIVTNVQGEVIEVIATYDPQTKSGSGFKERKPNGTIHFVESKTTLEATFNFFKPLLTENGVFNEHSYQSKKGFVENNLEKETSQNTFQFLRQGFFVLAKKEDKKLNFNEIVSLKVST, encoded by the coding sequence ATGCAAAAGTTCAAAGAAATAAAATCAAATTCTAATTTTATTAAAACTATTATCCAAAAAGATTTAGAAGAATATAAATATCAACAAATTATTACTCGTTTTCCGCCTGAACCTAATGGTTTTTTACATTTAGGACATGCAAGAGCCATTATTATTAATTTTGAATTAGCCAAATTTTTTCATGGCAAAACTTATTTACGTTATGATGATACTAACCCAAATAATGAAAAACAAGCTTATGTTGATGCTATTTTACAAGATGTAATGTGGTTAGGCTATCAACCTGATAAAGTTACTTTCGCTTCGGATTATTTTGATAAAATGTTTGAAAAAGCTCTTTTTTTAATTCAACAAGAAAAAGCTTATATAGATGATTTAACTGCCGAAGAAATTACTAAATTAAGAGGAAATTTATTAAAAAAAGGTACTAATTCTCCTTATCGCAATCGTAGTATTGAAGATAATATAAAACTTTTTACACAAATGAAAGCTGGCCAATTTCCAGAAGGAAGCAAAGTTTTGCGTGCTAAAATTGATATGTCAAGCCCTAATCTTAATTTAAGGGATCCGGTTCTTTACCGCATTTTTTCAGCTTTTACTTTAAATAAAAAACATTGGTATATTTTCCCCACTTATGATTATGCTCACCCTTTAGAAGATGCTTTTGAAAAAATAACTCACTCTTTATGTTCTTTAGAGTTTGAAGATCACAGACCTTTATATGATTGGATTATCCAAGAAACTCAAGTTCCTCATATTCCTCGTCAAATCGAGTTTGGACGTCTTAATTTAACTCAAACTTTAATGAGCAAAAGGCATCTTAAAGCTTTAGTTGAAGAAAAAAAAGTTTTTGGTTGGGATGATCCTCGAATGCCTACTTTATCAGGAATCAGAAATAAAGGATATACTCCACAAGCTATTAAAAATTTTGTTTCAGAAACAGGTTTATCAAAAGTTAATTCCCAAGTTAAAAAAGAAATGTTAGAATCATTCGTCCGCAATGATTTACAACCGAAAGCTTTTCCTAGGATGGCAGTTATTAATCCTCTAAAAGTGACTATCCTTAATTATCCTGAAAACCAAACAGAAAAACTCGAAGCACCATTTTTTCCGAAAGAATACAATAACAACAAAATAAGGGAAATTTACTTTTCTCGTCATTTATATATCGAAAAAGATGATTTTGCTATTACTCAACCTAATCTTCAATATAAAAGACTGTTTTTAGGTGGAGAAGTGCGTTTATTTCACGCTTACTTTATCAAAGCTTGTGATATTGTCACAAACGTTCAAGGAGAAGTAATTGAAGTGATTGCTACATACGATCCCCAAACTAAAAGTGGCAGTGGTTTTAAAGAACGGAAACCTAATGGCACTATTCATTTTGTCGAAAGTAAAACTACTTTAGAAGCCACTTTTAATTTTTTTAAACCTCTTTTAACAGAAAACGGAGTTTTTAATGAACATTCTTATCAAAGTAAAAAAGGTTTTGTTGAAAACAATTTAGAAAAAGAAACTTCTCAAAATACATTTCAATTTTTAAGACAAGGTTTTTTTGTTTTAGCAAAAAAAGAAGATAAAAAACTAAATTTTAATGAAATAGTAAGTTTAAAAGTGAGCACTTAA
- a CDS encoding IS3 family transposase has translation MKNIKSKEILKQKNKLLQTLMKTTQKTNKKTVFNLVKKFKNSLNLTTILKTIKIKRSTYYYWLKVENKIKEKEEKNLLQQKRINALCLNNQYFFGHRKITNLYQQTFNEIITKKKVYSIMKENGICCRLRIKKNKYSYKNNLKPKLKVVDNLINQDFISTNPMQKLFTDITYFKTSQGFLYFSCIIDSFNNQIISWHTSKYQNKELILNTIKKLPKLKNPCIIHSDQGTVYQSQKIQQTLTKKGFLISMSRKANPRDNAVIENFFGQMKSKSILQYQNPFLFQKSTEKVKKIINYFPKFWNTKWFLAKLNYSSPSQYSLNFR, from the coding sequence ATGAAAAATATAAAATCAAAAGAAATATTAAAACAAAAAAATAAATTATTACAAACTCTAATGAAAACAACCCAAAAAACTAATAAAAAAACAGTTTTTAATTTAGTCAAAAAATTTAAAAATAGTTTAAATTTAACCACAATTTTAAAAACTATCAAAATCAAAAGAAGTACTTATTATTATTGGTTGAAAGTCGAAAATAAAATTAAAGAAAAAGAAGAAAAAAACCTTTTACAACAAAAAAGAATTAATGCTTTATGTTTAAATAATCAATATTTTTTCGGCCATCGGAAAATCACTAATTTATATCAACAAACCTTTAATGAAATAATTACCAAGAAAAAAGTTTATTCAATTATGAAAGAAAATGGCATTTGTTGTCGTTTAAGAATTAAAAAAAATAAATATAGTTATAAAAACAATTTAAAACCTAAATTAAAAGTAGTAGACAATCTAATCAATCAAGACTTTATATCAACTAATCCCATGCAAAAACTATTTACCGACATCACTTATTTTAAAACTTCCCAAGGGTTTTTATATTTTTCTTGTATTATCGATTCTTTTAACAACCAAATTATTTCTTGGCATACTTCAAAGTATCAAAATAAAGAATTAATTTTAAATACAATTAAAAAATTACCTAAATTAAAAAATCCATGCATCATTCACTCTGATCAGGGCACAGTTTATCAATCTCAAAAAATCCAACAAACTTTAACGAAAAAAGGTTTTTTAATTAGTATGTCGCGTAAAGCCAATCCAAGGGACAACGCAGTCATTGAAAACTTTTTTGGCCAAATGAAAAGCAAAAGCATTTTACAATATCAAAATCCATTTTTATTTCAAAAATCAACCGAAAAAGTTAAAAAAATAATCAATTATTTCCCTAAATTTTGGAATACTAAATGGTTTTTAGCTAAATTAAATTATTCATCTCCCTCTCAATATTCCTTAAATTTTAGATAA
- a CDS encoding metal ABC transporter substrate-binding protein, whose protein sequence is MKQIIKLATPFERVLNALKEIKNDFLKYNVQLEFLSENEVIEKYQISSNDALKANLIDANISNNFHTMQSYNSINSNETPLVMVNPLFHPKYGLYIHKNNSLGIKTLKDVKKYTKLRLLFAPFNELYIAPCDLSRSLFLLKKLGLVEIDEKRIQEKGFNLNLKDIKNIYDFEFIKTSHLLEIPKKFQDQQKYDLAINCPGMMRDPNFIRIGSIGQGEKENIEPKEDVLLSYAVILAAKKGTEKNEKITILKKVLNSFNYKTVQFKYGGITQDYIMVEDQKSLKERIETNYEQI, encoded by the coding sequence ATGAAACAAATAATCAAACTAGCAACTCCTTTTGAACGAGTGTTAAATGCTTTAAAAGAAATTAAAAATGATTTTTTAAAATATAACGTTCAATTGGAATTTTTAAGTGAAAACGAAGTTATAGAAAAATATCAAATATCTAGCAATGATGCCTTAAAAGCAAACTTAATTGATGCTAATATTAGTAATAATTTTCATACAATGCAATCTTATAACAGTATAAATTCAAATGAAACTCCTTTGGTGATGGTAAATCCTTTATTTCACCCTAAATATGGTTTATACATTCATAAAAATAATTCTTTAGGAATAAAAACATTAAAAGATGTTAAAAAATATACAAAACTGCGTCTTTTATTTGCTCCTTTTAATGAATTATATATCGCCCCTTGTGACTTATCACGTTCACTTTTCTTATTAAAAAAATTAGGTCTTGTAGAAATTGATGAAAAAAGAATTCAAGAAAAAGGTTTTAATTTAAATTTAAAAGATATTAAAAACATTTATGATTTTGAATTTATTAAAACTTCGCATCTTTTAGAAATACCAAAAAAATTTCAAGATCAACAAAAATATGATTTAGCCATTAATTGTCCTGGTATGATGAGAGATCCTAATTTTATCAGAATCGGTTCTATTGGGCAAGGCGAAAAAGAAAATATCGAACCTAAAGAAGATGTTTTGTTATCTTATGCTGTTATATTAGCTGCTAAAAAAGGAACAGAAAAAAATGAAAAAATCACTATTTTGAAAAAAGTTTTAAATAGTTTTAATTATAAAACTGTTCAATTTAAATATGGTGGAATTACTCAAGATTATATTATGGTAGAAGATCAAAAATCTTTAAAAGAACGAATAGAAACAAATTATGAACAAATATAA
- a CDS encoding iron-sulfur cluster assembly scaffold protein has protein sequence MLNNNKHQLILKHCQNPQNQTEKPLKGYQTFKKEISCCGDQVIIQLKLDPKKTILDLKYEANACSICVASASLMSVNMKNLDKKSSLNKINHFIAMINKESYDQHQLNSDLQVLDIVHQLPHKTNCVLLPWKTLQAFWLN, from the coding sequence ATGTTAAACAACAACAAACATCAATTAATTTTAAAACATTGTCAAAATCCACAAAATCAAACCGAAAAACCTTTAAAAGGATATCAAACATTCAAAAAAGAAATTTCTTGTTGTGGCGATCAAGTGATTATTCAATTAAAATTAGATCCAAAAAAAACCATTTTAGATCTTAAATATGAAGCTAATGCTTGTTCTATTTGTGTTGCTTCTGCTAGTTTAATGTCAGTAAACATGAAAAATTTAGATAAAAAATCATCTTTAAACAAAATCAACCATTTCATTGCTATGATTAACAAAGAATCTTATGACCAACATCAACTTAATTCAGATTTACAAGTTTTAGATATAGTACATCAATTGCCTCACAAAACCAATTGTGTTTTGTTGCCTTGGAAAACTTTACAAGCTTTTTGGCTAAATTAA
- a CDS encoding toprim domain-containing protein, which yields MNFQEQIKHIQTNFPMSVLLKKLNIIPPNFNTKYRFPCPIHQGQNPTCCHLTSDNKIHCWKCCKDYDIVDVYKEIRGTSSFEEAIKRILNFMKTEEFKKLTQKQNSIINTSSIPLKYQYQPKKTNIIINEKEVEAKKTRLLKEISPLFNQIRDYYNYLLTTNRNNASHPGIEYLTQKRKLTLQTINEFKLGYAPLSNKPLSFRFVNYCKKKNIDTTKLVEYGFIKEKINQKGTKYYHDTFHGSIIIPIENGYNKTFHFYQNNFHEVSYFQPKYKSLNNFSQTPTFHFSYRFFEALPYIKKVKIIIIHEGFFDVISCWQNNIKNTVGLICVTQLLSQSQLEILKKENIKVVIALDNDETGQKRSEALGEQLKEANILYEIRRILPPYDKTCKDVDDLLRQYGKEAYQKCFLAPYITYEEAKKKIIVDLAVHFFGEYKVEVIN from the coding sequence ATGAATTTTCAAGAACAAATAAAACATATTCAAACCAACTTCCCTATGTCAGTTTTATTAAAAAAACTAAACATTATACCGCCAAACTTCAACACCAAATATCGTTTCCCTTGTCCCATCCATCAAGGCCAAAACCCCACTTGTTGTCATTTAACTTCAGATAACAAAATTCATTGTTGGAAATGTTGTAAAGATTACGATATTGTTGATGTTTATAAGGAAATAAGAGGAACTAGTTCTTTTGAAGAAGCTATTAAAAGAATTTTGAATTTCATGAAAACCGAAGAGTTCAAAAAATTAACCCAGAAACAAAATTCAATAATTAATACATCATCAATCCCCCTCAAATACCAATACCAACCTAAAAAAACCAACATCATCATCAACGAAAAAGAAGTTGAAGCCAAAAAAACACGATTATTAAAAGAAATATCACCTTTATTCAACCAAATTAGAGATTATTATAATTATTTATTAACCACTAATCGCAATAACGCATCTCACCCAGGAATAGAATATTTAACGCAAAAAAGAAAATTAACCCTACAAACCATCAATGAATTTAAACTTGGTTACGCCCCACTATCTAATAAACCCTTATCTTTTCGATTTGTAAATTATTGCAAAAAGAAAAACATTGATACAACAAAACTAGTTGAATATGGCTTTATTAAAGAAAAAATCAATCAAAAAGGCACTAAATACTATCACGATACTTTCCATGGTTCCATAATTATCCCTATCGAAAACGGTTATAATAAAACATTCCATTTTTATCAAAACAACTTTCACGAAGTTTCTTATTTCCAACCAAAATACAAATCCCTAAATAATTTCAGTCAAACACCCACTTTTCATTTCAGCTATCGTTTTTTTGAAGCTTTACCATATATTAAAAAAGTTAAAATAATCATCATCCACGAAGGTTTTTTTGATGTCATTAGTTGTTGGCAAAACAATATTAAAAACACGGTCGGTCTAATTTGCGTCACTCAATTACTTTCTCAATCTCAACTAGAAATTCTCAAAAAAGAAAATATCAAAGTAGTTATCGCTTTAGATAATGATGAAACAGGACAAAAACGCAGCGAAGCCTTAGGAGAACAACTTAAAGAAGCAAATATTTTATATGAAATTAGACGCATTTTACCCCCTTATGACAAAACTTGTAAAGATGTTGATGATTTATTACGTCAATACGGAAAAGAAGCATATCAAAAATGTTTTTTAGCTCCATACATTACTTATGAAGAGGCCAAAAAGAAAATCATAGTCGATTTAGCCGTTCATTTCTTTGGAGAATACAAAGTTGAAGTAATTAATTAA